The following proteins are encoded in a genomic region of Synechococcus sp. ROS8604:
- a CDS encoding DUF1651 domain-containing protein: MGSGWLIDPDGYWVRRFHRDEKSWGSHPRVFVDIGRGMPDGEPALLKSRRHLRREQAEQLWKHLHKEGWKQTTPVWGDGV; encoded by the coding sequence GTGGGTAGCGGATGGCTGATAGACCCAGACGGCTACTGGGTTAGGCGGTTCCATCGGGACGAGAAGTCTTGGGGCAGTCACCCCCGCGTTTTTGTTGATATCGGCAGAGGGATGCCTGACGGTGAGCCAGCACTGCTTAAAAGCAGACGCCACTTACGCAGAGAGCAAGCGGAACAACTGTGGAAGCATCTACACAAAGAAGGATGGAAACAGACGACACCTGTATGGGGCGATGGCGTTTAG
- the msrA gene encoding peptide-methionine (S)-S-oxide reductase MsrA yields MLPSWLTGQTTPSQPSSNQGRHVVLGTALNAPLMDDQDEALFGCGCFWGAEKGFWRLPGVVSTAVGYAGGKVENPSYELVCSGRTGHSEVVRVVWSTSAIDFSDLLKLFWECHNPTQGDQQGNDRGSQYRSAIYTSTEQQAELAIASRDWYQAALNNQGDAAITTEIASDQVFFRAEEYHQQYLARPGSRPYCSAMPSGVLLGDFPGANYKLPSTVWSHYDWSISHCVLRGDNSPISLKA; encoded by the coding sequence ATGCTGCCCTCCTGGCTTACCGGACAGACAACACCGTCACAGCCGTCCAGCAATCAAGGGCGGCATGTCGTGCTTGGCACTGCCCTGAATGCGCCTTTGATGGACGATCAGGATGAGGCCCTGTTTGGTTGCGGCTGCTTCTGGGGGGCTGAGAAAGGCTTTTGGAGACTGCCTGGTGTGGTGTCAACAGCGGTTGGTTATGCAGGCGGAAAAGTCGAGAATCCAAGCTACGAACTGGTTTGCAGTGGACGCACAGGCCATTCGGAAGTGGTGCGAGTGGTCTGGAGCACGTCGGCGATTGATTTCAGTGATCTCCTCAAGCTGTTTTGGGAATGCCACAACCCAACCCAAGGCGATCAACAGGGGAACGACCGAGGCAGCCAGTATCGATCAGCGATCTACACCAGCACGGAACAGCAAGCAGAGCTGGCAATCGCAAGCCGTGATTGGTACCAGGCAGCCTTAAACAATCAAGGTGATGCTGCCATCACAACGGAAATCGCTTCCGATCAAGTGTTTTTTAGAGCCGAGGAGTACCACCAGCAATATTTGGCCAGGCCGGGCAGCAGGCCGTATTGCTCTGCCATGCCAAGCGGTGTCTTGCTTGGTGACTTCCCTGGTGCCAATTACAAACTCCCAAGCACTGTTTGGAGCCACTACGACTGGTCCATCAGTCACTGTGTTTTGCGCGGTGACAACAGCCCCATTTCTCTGAAGGCCTAA
- the trpD gene encoding anthranilate phosphoribosyltransferase produces the protein MVTASASWPQLLEQLLGGNVLSKEDASALMEAWLAEELTPVQTGAFLAALRARDVQGTELAAMAHVLRKACALPNATPNLALVDTCGTGGDGANTFNISTAVAFTAAACGANVAKHGNRSASGKVGSADVLEGLGLQLKAPLETVVGALSASGVTFLFAPAWHPALVNLAPLRRSLGVRTVFNLLGPLVNPLTPEAQVLGVAKSDLLDPMAEALQQLGLKRAVVVHGAGGLDEASLEGANQVRILENGTIRSDQLSASDVGLTSAPLEALKGGDLVTNQQILEAVLKGEAPAAHRDAVALNTALVLWAAGLQSDLSEGVKQALTSLGEGQPWHRLVSLRDALEGRKEE, from the coding sequence ATGGTCACTGCATCAGCGTCCTGGCCCCAACTCCTTGAGCAGTTGTTGGGAGGGAACGTTTTGTCCAAGGAGGATGCTTCTGCTCTGATGGAGGCTTGGCTGGCGGAAGAGCTCACGCCCGTTCAGACCGGTGCATTTCTTGCAGCTTTGCGCGCACGCGACGTTCAAGGCACTGAACTCGCTGCGATGGCCCATGTTTTGCGCAAGGCGTGTGCGCTTCCAAACGCGACACCAAACCTTGCTCTGGTCGACACCTGTGGCACAGGTGGAGATGGGGCTAACACTTTTAACATCTCAACGGCTGTTGCCTTCACAGCGGCGGCCTGTGGGGCCAATGTCGCCAAACATGGCAACCGCAGCGCCAGTGGCAAGGTCGGCTCCGCCGATGTCCTTGAGGGATTGGGATTGCAACTCAAGGCTCCATTGGAAACAGTGGTTGGAGCCTTATCTGCCTCGGGAGTGACGTTCCTATTTGCTCCTGCATGGCATCCAGCACTCGTGAACCTTGCTCCGCTTCGCCGCAGTTTGGGGGTGCGAACGGTCTTCAATCTGCTCGGCCCTCTGGTGAACCCACTCACCCCGGAGGCGCAAGTTCTCGGTGTTGCCAAATCGGACCTGTTGGATCCGATGGCAGAGGCCTTGCAACAACTGGGGCTCAAGCGCGCCGTGGTGGTGCATGGCGCGGGAGGGCTGGATGAGGCTTCGCTAGAGGGAGCCAATCAAGTACGCATTCTTGAGAACGGAACGATTCGTTCCGATCAACTCAGCGCCTCTGATGTTGGCTTGACCTCTGCGCCCCTGGAGGCCTTAAAGGGTGGGGATTTGGTGACCAATCAGCAGATTCTTGAGGCGGTCTTGAAGGGTGAAGCTCCTGCTGCGCACCGGGATGCCGTTGCCTTGAACACCGCGCTGGTCCTTTGGGCTGCAGGCCTTCAGTCTGATTTGTCTGAAGGAGTGAAGCAGGCTTTGACAAGCTTGGGGGAAGGTCAGCCGTGGCATCGACTTGTGTCTCTGCGGGATGCCCTGGAAGGTCGCAAGGAAGAATGA
- a CDS encoding ABC transporter ATP-binding protein: MAAFRLDLIGRYLRPHRRTVVVGALTLVVVNILSVTIPLEVRRVIDDLQDGFAISDVLRQAGFIVLLATSMGIARLISRQLVFGVGRQVEVELRQKLFDQMLLQEPGWVQQTGSGEIISRATSDVENVRRLLGFAVLSLTNTVLAYAFTLPAMLAIDPGLTVAAIALYPVMLGSVRLFGGRMMRQQRRQQEDLSGLSELIQEDLSGIAAIKIYGQESQELDAFGTRNQNYRDSAIRLARTRSTLFPLLEGISSISLLLLIALGSGQLERGALTIGSLVALILYVERLVFPTALLGFTLNTFQTGQVSLERVEELLSRRPRAADPLEPVAVNEQMLGELEARNLHIRYDGSDQDTLRGLSFRIAPGELVAVVGPVGCGKTTLARALGRMVEVPEGQLFLDGCDLTQFRLQDLREQIALVPQEGYLFTSSLADNLRYGDPEAGMDRVEAAADQARLLDDVKGFPDGFDTLVGERGITLSGGQRQRTALGRALLMTSPLLVLDDALASVDNNTAAEILASVRRQTQRTIVMISHQLSAAAACDRILVLEQGRLVQQGHHNELITVKGPYRSLWEREQAAERLDAVA, encoded by the coding sequence ATGGCCGCCTTCCGTCTCGATTTAATCGGTCGCTATCTGCGTCCGCACCGTCGCACGGTTGTGGTGGGAGCCCTAACGCTGGTGGTGGTGAATATTCTCAGCGTCACCATCCCTCTTGAGGTGAGACGGGTCATTGATGACCTGCAAGACGGGTTCGCAATTTCCGACGTGCTCCGTCAAGCCGGCTTCATCGTGTTGCTGGCCACAAGCATGGGGATTGCGCGGCTGATTTCGCGTCAGTTGGTGTTTGGGGTTGGGCGGCAAGTTGAAGTGGAATTGCGCCAAAAGTTATTTGATCAAATGCTGCTGCAGGAACCCGGCTGGGTGCAACAAACCGGCAGCGGCGAAATTATTAGCCGTGCCACAAGCGATGTTGAAAACGTTAGAAGGCTTCTTGGCTTTGCCGTCCTCAGCCTGACCAACACCGTCTTGGCTTACGCCTTCACGCTCCCAGCGATGTTGGCCATTGATCCAGGACTAACCGTGGCAGCGATCGCCTTGTATCCGGTCATGCTCGGATCTGTGCGTTTGTTTGGCGGCCGGATGATGCGCCAACAGCGACGCCAACAGGAAGATTTGTCGGGTCTCAGTGAACTCATTCAAGAAGATCTTTCCGGCATTGCAGCGATCAAGATTTACGGACAAGAGTCTCAGGAACTGGATGCCTTTGGCACACGAAATCAAAATTACCGGGATTCGGCCATTCGATTGGCTCGAACCCGCAGCACGCTTTTTCCACTTTTAGAGGGGATTTCTTCCATCTCCTTGCTGCTCTTGATTGCCCTTGGCAGTGGGCAGTTGGAGCGAGGAGCACTCACCATCGGCAGCTTGGTTGCTCTCATCCTTTACGTCGAACGACTGGTCTTTCCAACGGCCTTATTGGGCTTCACACTCAACACCTTTCAGACGGGTCAGGTCAGCCTTGAACGAGTCGAGGAGCTCCTTTCGCGCCGTCCCCGTGCTGCAGATCCATTGGAGCCTGTCGCTGTTAACGAACAGATGCTGGGCGAATTAGAAGCAAGGAATTTGCATATTCGTTATGACGGAAGCGATCAAGACACCTTGAGAGGGCTCTCATTCCGGATTGCCCCAGGCGAATTGGTGGCGGTTGTGGGTCCTGTTGGTTGCGGAAAAACCACCCTTGCCCGAGCCCTGGGTCGCATGGTGGAAGTCCCGGAAGGACAGCTGTTTTTGGATGGCTGCGATCTCACCCAATTCCGGCTTCAGGACCTCAGAGAGCAAATTGCACTCGTGCCCCAGGAGGGCTACCTGTTTACAAGCAGCCTGGCCGACAACCTTCGCTATGGAGATCCAGAAGCAGGCATGGATCGGGTGGAAGCAGCAGCTGATCAAGCCCGACTTCTGGATGATGTAAAGGGTTTCCCCGATGGTTTTGACACCTTGGTAGGGGAAAGAGGCATCACGCTCAGTGGAGGCCAACGGCAACGGACGGCTCTTGGTAGAGCGTTGTTAATGACCTCACCGTTGCTCGTGCTGGATGACGCTTTAGCCAGCGTTGACAACAACACCGCCGCTGAAATTCTCGCGTCTGTCCGTCGTCAAACGCAACGCACCATTGTGATGATCAGCCACCAGCTGTCGGCAGCGGCGGCTTGCGATCGGATTCTTGTTCTGGAGCAGGGACGCCTCGTCCAGCAAGGTCATCACAACGAACTCATCACGGTGAAGGGCCCCTACCGCAGCCTTTGGGAGCGGGAGCAGGCTGCCGAACGCTTGGATGCTGTGGCTTGA
- a CDS encoding ribbon-helix-helix protein, CopG family — protein MKTINIRISTDMLAEIDAAASVLGQDRSNFLRAAAAEKLQGLNSQSPSKDQGLLKDLKLADERSRVVVRDILLRLKRLEAATFPEEGDDPFA, from the coding sequence ATGAAGACCATCAACATCCGCATCAGCACTGACATGCTCGCTGAGATCGATGCAGCAGCGTCAGTCCTCGGCCAAGACAGGAGCAACTTCCTTAGAGCAGCCGCAGCAGAGAAGCTCCAAGGGCTTAATTCTCAATCCCCCAGTAAGGACCAGGGCTTACTTAAGGACCTCAAACTTGCAGACGAGCGCAGTCGTGTCGTTGTTCGGGACATCTTGCTCAGACTGAAGCGCCTAGAAGCAGCAACATTTCCCGAAGAAGGTGATGACCCATTTGCCTGA